A stretch of Canis lupus familiaris isolate Mischka breed German Shepherd chromosome 11, alternate assembly UU_Cfam_GSD_1.0, whole genome shotgun sequence DNA encodes these proteins:
- the LOC119876761 gene encoding ferritin heavy chain-like yields the protein MRPCFRLPPNIRASLLSLRCARPGFALPPLRASGRPWRPRAPAPLRPLAAAAASRDPAPPARARARAGSRVRQNFHPDCEAAVNRQINLELYAAYAYLSMAYYFSREDVALNNFARYFLRQAREEAQHAEKLMRLQNQRGGRICLRDVKKPDRDDWESGLRAMECALLLEKNVNQSLLELHTLASDQGDPHLCDFLETHYLNEQVKSIKELGDHVQNLVKMGAPDSGLAEYLFDKHSLGNENNQN from the coding sequence ATGCGGCCCTGTTTCCGGCTCCCTCCCAACATCCGCGCCTCGCTGCTGTCCCTGCGCTGCGCGCGCCCGGGCTTCGCGCTCCCGCCGCTGCGGGCCTCCGGGCGCCCCTGgcgtccccgcgcccccgcgcccctgcgccctctggccgcggccgccgcctcccgggacccagccccgcccgcccgcgcccgcgcccgcgccggcTCCCGGGTGCGCCAGAACTTCCACCCCGACTGCGAGGCCGCCGTCAACCGCCAGATCAACCTGGAGCTGTACGCGGCCTACGCGTACCTGTCTATGGCCTATTACTTCTCCCGAGAGGACGTGGCGCTCAACAACTTCGCCAGGTACTTCCTTCGCCAGGCCCGGGAGGAGGCCCAGCACGCCGAGAAGCTGATGCGCCTGCAGAACCAGCGGGGGGGCCGGATCTGCCTGCGGGACGTCAAGAAACCGGACCGGGACGACTGGGAGAGCGGCCTGAGGGCCATGGAGTGTGCGCTGCTCTTGGAAAAGAATGTGAACCAGTCGTTGCTCGAATTGCACACTCTGGCCTCAGACCAAGGCGACCCCCATTTGTGCGACTTCCTGGAGACGCACTATCTGAATGAGCAGGTGAAGTCTATCAAAGAACTGGGTGATCACGTGCAAAACCTGGTTAAGATGGGGGCCCCGGATTCCGGCCTGGCCGAGTACCTCTTTGACAAGCACAGCCTTGGAAACGAAAACAATCAGAACTAA